The following is a genomic window from Amycolatopsis australiensis.
GTACGACCAGTACGGGCAGCAGGCGTACGGCCAGCCCGCGGCGGACCCGTACGGCCAGCCGCAGGCCGGCTACGGCCAGCCCGCGCCGGGCCGGCAGCTCGCGGCGAGCCTGCAGCTGGACGACGGCTCGAACCGGACGTACTCGCTGAAGCAGGGCGGGAACGTCGTCGGCCGCGGCCAGGACGCGGACTTCCGCCTGCCGGACACCGGCGTTTCGCGCCGGCATCTGGAGATCACCTGGGACGGCCAGAGCGCGACGCTCGCCGACATCGGGTCGACCAACGGCACGACCGTGAACGGCACCCCGGTCCAGACCTGGCAGCTCGCCGACGGCGACGTCATCCGGGTGGGGCACTCCTCGCTCGTGTTCCGTACACAGGGCTGACTGGGGGCACGGAATACTGTTCCCGCAGAATTGACGTGCGGGGGGACCGCGGCGTACCCGCGTCGCGGCTGCGCGGAAGAGTCGGGAGCGGACACACCAAGTGCCAGAGCTGGTCGTACAACTCACCAGGGTGGGCTTCCTCGTGCTGCTCTGGCTCTTCGTGTTCGCCGCGCTCCGAGTCGTCCGCTCGGATCTCTACGCGGCTTCCGGCATGCGCGTCCAGGTGCCGCCCTTCGGGCGCAAGAAGGAGAAGAAGCCGCGCAACAGCAAGTCACCGCAGCAGCTGCTGGTGACCCACGGCGCGCTCGCCGGGACACGCATCGCCCTCGACGGACGGCCGATCCTGATCGGCCGGGCCGACGACTCCACGTTGGTGCTGGACGACGACTACGCCTCGACCCGGCACGCCCGGATCGCCCAGCGCGGCGAGGACTGGTACGTGGAAGATCTGGGCTCGACGAACGGGACCTACCTGGACCGGGCTAAGGTCACTGCACCCCTCCGGGTCCCGCTCGGAGTCCCCATCCGGATCGGCAAGACGGTGATCGAGCTTCGCCCATGACTCTCGTCCTCCGCTACGCAGCCCGCAGCGACCGGGGCCTGGTGCGTTCGAGCAACCAGGACTCCGTGTACGCCGGCCCTCGCCTGCTCGCGCTCGCCGACGGCATGGGTGGGCACGCGGCGGGTGAAGTGGCCAGCAAGGTCGTCATCGCCTCGCTCGCCCCGCTCGACGACGACGAGCCGGGCGACGACCTGCTCGCGCAGCTGCGGGAGGCGGTGGCCAACGGCAACGCCGCGATCGCCGAGCTGGTTTCGCAGGACCCGGACCTCGACGGCATGGGCACCACGCTGACCGCGGTGCTGTTCGCCGGCAACCGGCTGGGCCTGGTGCACGTCGGCGACTCGCGCGCGTACCTGCTGCGCGGCGGCCAGTTCGCGCAGATCACGCGGGACGACAGCTTCGTCAACGAGCTGCTGGAGCAGGGCCGGATCACGCCGGAAGAGGCGGCGGTGCACCCGCAGCGGTCGCTGTTGCTGAAGGCGCTCACCGGGCACGAGGTCGAGCCGAGCCTGACCGTGCGCGAAGCGCGTGCCGGTGACCGGTACCTGATCTGCTCGGACGGGCTGTCCGGCATGGTCAGCGATGAGACGCTGGCCGAGGCCGTGCAGATCCCGGACCCGCAGCAGTGCGCGGACCGGATGATCGAGCTGGCGCTCAAGGGCGGCGGCACCGACAACGTCACGGTGATCATCGCCGACGTGGTCGACGTCGACTTCGGCGAGGACGCGCCCATCGTGGGCGGCGCCGCCGGGGACGGCAGCGACGAACGGCACCAGGGCGACTCCCCCGCGGCGCGGGCCAGGGCGCTGACCCAGCCGCCACCGCCGCCGCGGCCCGAGCTGCCGCAGCCGACCGAAGACCCCAAAGCCAAGCGCCGGAAGCGGTTCCGCTGGCTCGCCGGCGCGCTGGTGGTGCTCGTGGTGCTCGCCGCGGCCGCCATCGCCACCCGCTACTTCGTCCTGAGTCAGTACTATGTCGGCGAGGGAGCGGACCAGGAGGTCGTGATCTACCGCGGCGTCCCCGGCAGCATCCTCGGCATCGACCTGCACACCTACGAGCAGGGTTCCTGCCCGCCCAACCAGGTGTGCACCGACAAGCTGCGCGTCGACCAGCTCCAGGAGGACGCGCGGCTGGCGGTGCAGAACGGCGTCAAGAAGGACAGCCTGGACGACGCCCGGAAGTACATCGACGACTTCCTCCAGCTGCACAAGCGCCTGAACAACTGCGCGCCGGCGGGCGGCCAGCCGTCCCCGTCGCCGACCCCCACGGTCACGCCGACGCCCACTCCGTCGGCTCCGGCCGGCTCCACTGCTCCGTCGTCGGCGAACCAGCCAGCGGGGAGGGACTGCTCGACGCCGAGTTCGACGGCACCGACGACGGGAGGCGGTAACTGATGGGCCAGCCCGTCGCGCGTTCCGCCGAGCCGCTCGCCGCGCAGTTCCAGACGAACCCGCCGCGCGAGGTCCCGACCCGCCGCAACACCGAGCTGGTGCTGCTGGGCTTCGCCGCGTTCATCGTCACCCTCGCCCTGGTGCTCGTGGAAGCGAACCAGGAGCAGGAGCTCACCTGGTCGATCATCTGGCTCGGCCTCGCCTACCTCGCGATCTTCGCCGCGGCGCACCTGGCGGTGCGGAAGTGGGCGCCGTACGCGGACCCCGTCCTGCTGCCCTGCGTCGCGCTGCTGAACGGCATCGGGCTGGTGATGATCCACCGGATCGACCTGGCGCTGGCGGAGCGGGCGGCCCAGAACGGCAAGGACTACACGCCCGCCGTCACCGCGCAGGTGCTGTTCACGGTCATCTCGCTGGCGTTCTTCGTCGCCGTGCTGATCGTGGTGAACGACCACCGCACGCTGACGCGCTACGGCTACACCGCGGGCCTGGCCGGCATCGTCGCGCTGGCCCTGCCGGCGCTGCTGCCGTCGAGC
Proteins encoded in this region:
- a CDS encoding FHA domain-containing protein FhaB/FipA is translated as MPELVVQLTRVGFLVLLWLFVFAALRVVRSDLYAASGMRVQVPPFGRKKEKKPRNSKSPQQLLVTHGALAGTRIALDGRPILIGRADDSTLVLDDDYASTRHARIAQRGEDWYVEDLGSTNGTYLDRAKVTAPLRVPLGVPIRIGKTVIELRP
- a CDS encoding PP2C family protein-serine/threonine phosphatase, with product MTLVLRYAARSDRGLVRSSNQDSVYAGPRLLALADGMGGHAAGEVASKVVIASLAPLDDDEPGDDLLAQLREAVANGNAAIAELVSQDPDLDGMGTTLTAVLFAGNRLGLVHVGDSRAYLLRGGQFAQITRDDSFVNELLEQGRITPEEAAVHPQRSLLLKALTGHEVEPSLTVREARAGDRYLICSDGLSGMVSDETLAEAVQIPDPQQCADRMIELALKGGGTDNVTVIIADVVDVDFGEDAPIVGGAAGDGSDERHQGDSPAARARALTQPPPPPRPELPQPTEDPKAKRRKRFRWLAGALVVLVVLAAAAIATRYFVLSQYYVGEGADQEVVIYRGVPGSILGIDLHTYEQGSCPPNQVCTDKLRVDQLQEDARLAVQNGVKKDSLDDARKYIDDFLQLHKRLNNCAPAGGQPSPSPTPTVTPTPTPSAPAGSTAPSSANQPAGRDCSTPSSTAPTTGGGN